TCTGTGGGCGGCGTGACATCGGTGTTGTCTGAACGTTCAGTCAGAGTCGTATATAATCCGTTTGAAACCGGGGCGCGTGATCGGCGCGCCGGTCGCTACGCCGGGACCGCGTACGTCTCATGGAGGTGGTCGACCACGGTCGCGACGGTGTCCGGATCGTACGTCCAGAAGCCGTAGAACCGGCGGTCCTCGGGGTCGCCGCGCTCCTCGGCGAGGAGCAGACAGGCGTCGGCCGGGTCGCCGCCGCCGTCGAACGCGACGAACCACGAGCGCCGTATCTCTGCCGTGTCCTCCTGATGAACGCTCACGTCCTCGATCGCGGGCACGTCGTCGCTCGGCGCACAGTACGTGTGCACGTCGATGTCCTTCGTGGCGAGGTCCTCGTAGACGCCCTTCTGTGCGCGGATGGCGTCGACGCGCTGGAAGCCGGCGTGCAGCTCGCCCGTGCCGGCGCGCCACGCGCGGTCCTCCATCTCCCGCGTTGCGGCCATCATCCGGGAGATGTCGTAGGACGTGAACGTCGTCCCGTCGAGGTGTTCGAGGATCGGCGCCAGCGCGCTCTGCTCGCCCGGGCCGACGGCGATGTCGCCGTCGAGGTGTCGGAGGTCGACCGCCGCGAGCACCTCGTCGTCGCGCTCGTCGGACAACACGACGTACCCGGAGAGGCCGCTGTCGGTCGTCCCCTCCCGGATGCGGACGGCCTGCGAGTCGAAGTACTCGCGCAGCTCCGCGACGGCGCCGTCGTTCGGCGGGTCGAACACCGTCAGACGCTTCTCCCGACCCTCGACGGTATCGATGACTGCCCGGAGTGACATCTGGATTCGACATCCATACACCGGGCGTCGGTAAAAGCCTATCACCGACGTGCACCGGCGCTGACAGACCGCCGGGGCGACACGAACGGGAACGAGCCGGGCGGCGCCGGCCATCGGGGCCTGCCGTCGGAGACCGGCCGCCGCGGCACCGCCGATCGAGTGGCAGAAAACTGATGCGATCTGCACACCTCGGTCACTGGACGAACTGTCTGTTCGAGATACCCGTCTATGGGCCCGATTTCGTGAGATCGAGTATCGGTGACGCCCGTGTAACCCGGTTACCCCTATGTCAGGGAAATTATAACATAGGGCGGCGTGTACGGAGGAGTGATGCTCGATACGATCCTGCTTCAGGGCGCATCCGATCTGTTCAACAGTGCCGGCTCCGCGGAGGCATTCCTCCTCGCGCGGCTCCTGTTCGGCTTCGTCCTCGCGTTCATGGGACTGAACCACTTCATGATGACCGACGGGCTCGCCGGCTACTCGGAGGCGAAGGGGATCCCCGCGCCCCGGCTCGCGACGCTGTTCTCCGGCGGGCTGCTGATATTCGGCGGTCTGGGCGTCGCCACGGGCGCGTTCGTCACGCTCGCGGCCGGCGGGCTCGCGGTGTTCCTCCTGCTGTCGGCGGTCACCATCCACGACTTCTGGGCGGTCCCCGAGGACCAACAGCAGGACGAGATGACCTCGTTCCTCAAGAACACCGTGATGGCGGGCGCGTCGCTGGCGTTCCTCGCGCTCGCGTCGGCGCCGTGGCCGTACGCGCTGAACCTCTCGCTGCTGTAGATCTCGCTCCTGTAGAGCGACCGTACCGACGGAACCGAACCGACGACCGGCGGCGGGGCGATCCCGTCGAGCCGGCGGGCTTTTGTCGCCGGCGCGTTCCCCTCCCGACATGCGAATCGGGTTCCTGCTCAACCCCGTCGCGGGGATGGGCGGCCGGGTGGGCCTGAAGGGCACCGACGGGAAGGTCGCGGAGGCGCGCGCCCGCGGCGCCGAACCGCGAGCGCCCGACCGTGCCCGCCGCGCGCTCGACGCCCTCGCCGAACGCGCCCCCGACGCGGAACTGCTGGCGTGGGGCGACCCGATGGGCGCGAGCGAGGCCCGCGAGGCCGGCTTCGACCCCGAGCTGCTCGGCGCACCCGCCGGCGGGGAGACGGACGCCGACGACACGGCCGCGGCCGTCGCGGCGTTTCTCGACGCCGGCGTCGATCTCGTGCTGTTCGTCGGCGGCGACGGAACCGCCGCCGACGTGGCGGAGGCGCTGGAAGGCAGCGACACCCCGATGCTCGGCGTCCCCGCGGGCGTGAAGGTGTACTCGTCGGTGTTCGCCGTCTCCCCCGAGGACGCCGCGTACGTGGCCGCGACGTTCGAGCGCACCGAGCGCCGCGAGGTGATGGACATCGACGAGGACGAGTATCGCGAGGGCGAGGTCCACCCGGAACTGCGCGCCGTCGCGCACGTCCCCGTCGCCGAGCGGTTGCAGTCGGGCAAACAGACCGGCGGCGGCACCGTCGAGTCGCTGGCCGCCGGGGTCGCCGACGACGTTCGCGCGCGCCCGGAGACGACGTGGGTGCTCGGCCCGGGCTCGACCGTCGGCGAGGTGAAGGAGGAGCTGGGGTTCGATGGATCGCCGATCGGCGTCGACTTGTACCGCGACGGCGACGTGCTCGCGCTCGACGCCGCGGAGTCGGAGATCCTCGACTCGCTCGGCGAGGACAACGTCATCGTCGTCACCCCCATCGGTGGACAAGGGTTCGTCTTCGGCCGCGGCAACCCGCAGCTGTCGCCGGCGGTCATCCGCGAATGTGACCTGGAGATCGTCGCCTCCCGCGACAAGCTGGACGACCTCCGGGTGCTGCGCGTCGACACCGACGACCCCGAACTGGACGAGGCACTCCGCGGGTGGGTGAAGGTGCGCGTCGGTCGCTTCGAGCGCCGGATGATGAAGATCGTGTGAGGCCCGGACCCGGCGGGTGGGGGGAGGGGTACTTGAACCGGAGGGTCGATCCTTACAGATACGACCAAGAATATAATGGACATAGGGTCAAGGTTAAGGTCGTATAGAGGTTCTCCCCGCGTATGGAGACGCGGAAGGTTCAGCGACTGGGACCCTCGACGCTGGCGATGACGCTGCCCGCCGAGTGGGCGAAAGAACAGAACGTCGAGAAGGGAGACGAGGTGTCGCTGCGGATGGGCGGCAAGGGGACGCTGACGGTGCTGCCCGAGTCCGCGAGCACGGAGGACGCGGAGGCGACGCTGCACGCGGACAACCTCGACGCCGACGCCCTGGAGCGGGCGATCCTCGCGCAGTACGTGCTCGGTCGGCGCGTCATCAACATCACGACGGAGGACGGCGCCCTCGGCTCCGACCACATCAACGCGGTGTACAAGGCCGAGACGCAGCTCATGGGGCTGGGAGTCATCGAGGAGACGCCCGAGAACATCGCCATCCGGTGTTCGGTCGACCCTGAGGACTTCACGCTCGACAACCTGCTGGAGCGCCTGGAGAACACCGGCTCGACGATGCGCGGGGAGGCGGTGAAGGCGCTCGCCCACGGCAACGCCGACCTCGCCCAGCGGGCGCTCAACCGCGAGCGGCAGGCGAACAAGATCTTCGTCCTCCTCCTGCGACTGATCTTCACGGCCTACCAGAACCCGAACCTCGCCCGCGCCGTCGGGCTGGACTCGGGGTTCCCGCTCATCGGGTACCGCTCGATCGCGAAGAACCTCGAACTCATCGCGGACAACGCCGAGGACATCGCCGAGATCGCGATAGAGGCCGACGACAACACCCTCGACGTGGACGACGCCACGATGCGGCGCATCCGCGACTTCACCGACCAAGTCGACGAGATCACCGCGATGGCCGTCGAGGCCGCCGTCAAGCGCGATTACGCGCTCACCATCGAGGTGAAATACCTGTTCCGCGAGCTGAAGGACCGCGAGGAGGACATCCTCACGGACCTGCCGGAGATGTCGAACGCGCAGCTGTTACAGGTGCGCGAGGTGCTCGTCAGCCTCCAGGAGACGGCCCAGTACGCGATGCGGATCGCGGAGGTCTCCGCGAACCTGGCGCTGAACCAGGAGAACGAGTTCGTGACGATCGAGTAGAGCGAGGCCGACCGCAGGGAGGCCTCGGAGAAACGAGCGGGGAGCGGAGCGACCCGCGAGTAAAGCGAGACGCGAGGCGGAGCCGAGCGTCTCGGGGGAACGGCGTTCACGAGACGCGTCGCGTCTCGTGAGCTCACGAGAGCTTTGCTCTCGTGAACGGCGCGGTCCTGTGCCGCGCCGCCCCGAAACGAGCGAGGCCGACCACCGGGAGGTCCCGGAAAACGAGCGGGCAGCGGAGCGACCGGTTACTCCCCGGGCTCGGCGACCCCGTCGGCCGCCCGGTCGCCGTCAGTTTTCTCCGCACTCAGCGGGTTCCGACGCCGGATGCGGCAGTCGAACGCCGGGTGCTCCGCGAAATGTCGGATCAGCATGTGTCGCCGCGATCCGGTGATCCCGGTTCGACCGACGTCGTCGGCGTCGAACCGGTCCGGCAGCCGGTCGTACAGCCGGACGAGCGCGTCGAAGGAGTCGAACACCTTCGCGTTGCCGGCGGACTCGGCGGCCTTGCGCGAGACCACGTAGCTCCCGTCGGCGCGGAACTCCCCTGCTGTGCGGAAGAACTCCCGCCGCTCGGTCAGCGCGTCCGCCAGCGACTCCCGCAGGTCGGCGGCGGCCTCGCGTGTCAGTTCGTGTCGCTGCCCGTCCACCTCCACGACGATGCCATCGCCGTCCGGGGAGGCGGTTGCGTTACCGTCCGAGAACTCGATCAGGAGCGGGTGGACTCCGGAACATACCCGGAGGTGTTCCCCCGGAGACAAAGCCTTGTCGGCGCGGGCGAGTTCCGCGCCGCGAGCGCCCCGCCCCGATCAGAAGAGCCCGTCGTCCGTCTCCGTCCCGTCGGGCGTGCTCGTCGGCGTCGCTGTCGGCGTTGCCGTCGGCGTCGACGACGCGGTCCCGGTTGTCGAGTCGTCGCCCGAACCGCCGTCGGACGTGTCGGTCCCCGTCGCGGTCCCGGTCGGCGTGTCCGTCGCGGTGTCGTCGCCGGAGTCGCTGCCGTCGGATTCGTCGCCGTCACCGTCGGCGGACCCGTTCGAGCCGGCTTCGTCGCCGGCGGGTTTGGTGCCGAACACGTCCGTCTCGACCGTCCGCTGGTAGCTATCGAGCTCGATCCGCTGCTCGCCGCCGCCGCCGTTCGAGAGATCGATCACGAGGTAGAACGGCATCCGCAGGTCCGTCACCTGGTTCCGTCGGAGGTGCGAGACCCACCACTCGTCGAGCCGCTGGGTCCGGATCGCGGTCGTCGCCTCGACGGCGACCGTCTCCCCGGGGGCGATGGTGGTCGTCTTGGCGGCCTCGCCGCTCCCCATCGTGACGTTGTTCATGTGGATGTCGTAGCCGATCTCGGAGACGACGATCGGGTACTGCTTGGGGTTGTGGAGATACAGCGTCATCCCGATC
This genomic stretch from Halobaculum roseum harbors:
- a CDS encoding DICT sensory domain-containing protein, whose amino-acid sequence is MSLRAVIDTVEGREKRLTVFDPPNDGAVAELREYFDSQAVRIREGTTDSGLSGYVVLSDERDDEVLAAVDLRHLDGDIAVGPGEQSALAPILEHLDGTTFTSYDISRMMAATREMEDRAWRAGTGELHAGFQRVDAIRAQKGVYEDLATKDIDVHTYCAPSDDVPAIEDVSVHQEDTAEIRRSWFVAFDGGGDPADACLLLAEERGDPEDRRFYGFWTYDPDTVATVVDHLHETYAVPA
- a CDS encoding DoxX family protein; protein product: MLDTILLQGASDLFNSAGSAEAFLLARLLFGFVLAFMGLNHFMMTDGLAGYSEAKGIPAPRLATLFSGGLLIFGGLGVATGAFVTLAAGGLAVFLLLSAVTIHDFWAVPEDQQQDEMTSFLKNTVMAGASLAFLALASAPWPYALNLSLL
- a CDS encoding ATP-NAD kinase family protein; amino-acid sequence: MRIGFLLNPVAGMGGRVGLKGTDGKVAEARARGAEPRAPDRARRALDALAERAPDAELLAWGDPMGASEAREAGFDPELLGAPAGGETDADDTAAAVAAFLDAGVDLVLFVGGDGTAADVAEALEGSDTPMLGVPAGVKVYSSVFAVSPEDAAYVAATFERTERREVMDIDEDEYREGEVHPELRAVAHVPVAERLQSGKQTGGGTVESLAAGVADDVRARPETTWVLGPGSTVGEVKEELGFDGSPIGVDLYRDGDVLALDAAESEILDSLGEDNVIVVTPIGGQGFVFGRGNPQLSPAVIRECDLEIVASRDKLDDLRVLRVDTDDPELDEALRGWVKVRVGRFERRMMKIV
- a CDS encoding phosphate signaling complex PhoU family protein; the encoded protein is METRKVQRLGPSTLAMTLPAEWAKEQNVEKGDEVSLRMGGKGTLTVLPESASTEDAEATLHADNLDADALERAILAQYVLGRRVINITTEDGALGSDHINAVYKAETQLMGLGVIEETPENIAIRCSVDPEDFTLDNLLERLENTGSTMRGEAVKALAHGNADLAQRALNRERQANKIFVLLLRLIFTAYQNPNLARAVGLDSGFPLIGYRSIAKNLELIADNAEDIAEIAIEADDNTLDVDDATMRRIRDFTDQVDEITAMAVEAAVKRDYALTIEVKYLFRELKDREEDILTDLPEMSNAQLLQVREVLVSLQETAQYAMRIAEVSANLALNQENEFVTIE
- a CDS encoding DUF7528 family protein codes for the protein MEVDGQRHELTREAAADLRESLADALTERREFFRTAGEFRADGSYVVSRKAAESAGNAKVFDSFDALVRLYDRLPDRFDADDVGRTGITGSRRHMLIRHFAEHPAFDCRIRRRNPLSAEKTDGDRAADGVAEPGE